From Rutidosis leptorrhynchoides isolate AG116_Rl617_1_P2 chromosome 3, CSIRO_AGI_Rlap_v1, whole genome shotgun sequence, a single genomic window includes:
- the LOC139898822 gene encoding protein EXORDIUM-like 2: MQTTITLLASILFIISTIIHPISATIPRKLALVQTPTTVLKYHKGSILKGNISINLLWYGHFSPVQKTIITDFISSLNAKLPLSPSTSSWWQTTSNYKGGPRNIRLGKQIFDEKYSLGKSLKDSNLISLASKNKGANEISLVLTSADVQVTGFCMNRCGTHGSTRFNKGHNFAYAWVGNSATQCPDQCAWPFVVPTFGPKMPPLGAPNRDIGIDGMVINIATVLAGTVTNPFDTGYFQGPASAPLEAVTACTGIFGSGAFPGYPGSVLVDKKTKVSYNANGVKGRKYLLPAMWDPITSTCKPLV; encoded by the coding sequence ATGCAAACAACTATCACACTTTTAGCTTCAATTCTCTTCATTATCTCCACCATAATCCACCCAATCTCCGCCACAATCCCTCGCAAACTCGCTCTCGTACAAACACCAACAACCGTCCTCAAATACCATAAAGGATCAATCCTCAAAGGCAACATTTCCATTAACCTTTTATGGTACGGACACTTTTCGCCCGTCCAAAAAACAATAATAACCGATTTCATTAGTTCACTCAATGCAAAACTCCCTCTTTCGCCGTCCACCTCATCATGGTGGCAAACTACTTCGAATTACAAAGGTGGGCCCCGAAATATCCGTTTAGGGAAACAGATATTTGACGAAAAATACTCACTTGGAAAATCACTTAAAGATAGTAACCTAATTTCATTAGCTTCTAAAAATAAAGGAGCTAACGAAATTAGTTTAGTATTAACATCCGCGGATGTCCAGGTCACCGGTTTTTGTATGAACCGGTGTGGGACCCACGGATCAACACGTTTTAACAAGGGTCATAACTTTGCCTATGCATGGGTTGGTAACTCAGCAACTCAATGTCCTGATCAATGCGCGTGGCCATTTGTGGTCCCCACTTTTGGTCCTAAAATGCCCCCGTTGGGTGCCCCTAACCGGGACATTGGTATAGATGGTATGGTGATTAACATAGCAACGGTTTTGGCTGGAACAGTGACAAACCCGTTTGATACCGGGTATTTTCAGGGTCCGGCTAGTGCTCCATTAGAAGCTGTTACGGCTTGTACCGGGATATTCGGGTCGGGTGCGTTTCCCGGGTATCCGGGAAGTGTTTTGGTTGATAAGAAGACAAAAGTTAGCTATAATGCGAATGGTGTGAAGGGGCGTAAGTATTTGTTGCCTGCTATGTGGGACCCTATTACTTCAACGTGCAAACCACTCGTGTGA